The following are encoded in a window of Prevotella melaninogenica genomic DNA:
- a CDS encoding diaminopimelate dehydrogenase yields the protein MKKIRAAVVGYGNIGVYSVQALEAAKDFEIAGIVRRQGDKDKPLELTPYEVVDDITKLKDVDVAILAAPTRSCPEYAEKISALGINTVDSFDIHGSILDYRTKQMENNKRTNTVSVISAGWDPGSDSVVRVLLESLAPEGLSYTNFGPGRSMGHSVVARSKKGVKDALSMTIPLGEGIHRRMVYVELEEGANLEDVTKELKADDYFAHDELHVFAVPSVAALNDVGHGVHMTRKGVSGKTHNQHFSFDMSINNPALTAQVLVNVARASMRLAPGCYTMPEIPVIDMLPGNREDIIATLV from the coding sequence ATGAAAAAGATTAGAGCAGCCGTCGTTGGCTATGGTAACATTGGTGTTTACAGTGTTCAGGCACTTGAAGCAGCAAAGGATTTTGAGATTGCAGGTATTGTTCGTCGTCAGGGTGACAAGGATAAACCATTGGAACTGACCCCATACGAGGTTGTTGATGATATAACAAAGTTGAAGGATGTTGATGTGGCTATCCTCGCTGCACCAACTCGTAGCTGTCCAGAATATGCTGAGAAGATTTCTGCATTGGGTATTAATACTGTAGACTCTTTTGATATTCACGGTTCAATCCTTGACTATCGCACCAAGCAGATGGAGAACAACAAGCGCACAAATACCGTTAGTGTTATCTCTGCAGGTTGGGATCCAGGTTCAGACTCTGTTGTACGTGTTTTGTTAGAGAGCCTCGCACCAGAAGGTCTCTCTTATACCAACTTTGGGCCAGGTCGTTCAATGGGTCACTCTGTAGTGGCTCGTAGCAAGAAGGGCGTTAAGGATGCGTTGTCAATGACAATTCCTCTCGGTGAGGGAATCCATCGTCGTATGGTTTATGTTGAGTTGGAAGAGGGTGCCAACCTTGAGGATGTAACAAAGGAACTTAAGGCTGACGACTACTTTGCACACGACGAGCTACACGTATTTGCAGTACCAAGCGTTGCAGCTTTGAACGATGTTGGTCATGGCGTTCACATGACTCGTAAGGGTGTGAGTGGTAAGACCCACAACCAGCACTTCTCTTTCGATATGTCTATCAATAACCCTGCGCTCACAGCACAGGTACTTGTTAACGTGGCACGTGCAAGTATGCGCCTTGCTCCTGGATGCTATACAATGCCTGAGATTCCAGTCATTGATATGCTGCCAGGTAATCGCGAAGATATTATTGCAACTTTGGTTTAA
- the ruvA gene encoding Holliday junction branch migration protein RuvA, giving the protein MIEYIRGELADLTPALAVIEAHGVGYALNISLNTYSAIQGKKDIKLYVHEAIMTGGRDDNYTLYGFANKQERSLYRLLITVSGVGANTARMILSSLTPAELCNVIANGDEKMLKTVKGIGLRTAQRIIVDLKDKIMQSGIADELHVSSQPNTPAVNTAIKDEAVSALTMLGFSPAPSAKVVVSILTEQPDLPVEQVVKLALKMIK; this is encoded by the coding sequence ATGATTGAATACATCAGGGGCGAACTGGCTGACCTGACACCTGCTTTGGCTGTTATCGAGGCACATGGTGTGGGCTATGCACTGAACATTTCGCTCAATACTTATAGTGCCATACAGGGTAAAAAAGATATAAAACTCTATGTGCACGAGGCTATTATGACAGGTGGACGCGACGATAACTATACGCTCTACGGCTTTGCCAATAAGCAGGAACGCTCGCTCTATCGATTATTGATTACCGTGTCGGGGGTCGGTGCAAACACCGCACGTATGATTCTCTCATCGCTGACACCTGCAGAACTCTGCAATGTCATTGCCAACGGTGACGAGAAGATGTTGAAGACGGTGAAAGGTATCGGACTCCGTACAGCACAGCGCATCATCGTTGACTTGAAGGACAAGATTATGCAGAGTGGTATTGCTGACGAATTGCATGTTAGCAGTCAGCCTAATACACCAGCTGTCAACACAGCTATCAAGGATGAAGCAGTCAGCGCATTGACGATGTTAGGCTTCTCCCCTGCTCCATCTGCAAAGGTTGTTGTGAGTATTCTCACTGAACAGCCAGACCTACCAGTGGAGCAGGTTGTGAAGTTGGCGTTGAAGATGATTAAGTAA
- a CDS encoding HU family DNA-binding protein has translation MAFYKKAQMKVNGKWYPKSVLVVSPATTEQVAKRIAAESTVSPADVRAVLTALGGVLGDFMSQGRSVKLDGVGSFYFTAVTTKNGVDKPEDINATLIRGVRVRFLPETRYRGAGKGRVSTRGLSDVDIEWEEWKGEEKKSPTPEPKEKENKEEGGPQAG, from the coding sequence ATGGCATTCTATAAGAAAGCTCAAATGAAGGTGAACGGAAAATGGTATCCTAAGTCCGTTCTAGTAGTAAGTCCGGCAACAACCGAACAAGTAGCAAAACGAATCGCAGCAGAATCGACGGTCAGCCCTGCCGATGTGCGGGCGGTGCTGACAGCTTTGGGTGGCGTGCTGGGTGACTTTATGTCGCAGGGTCGCTCGGTGAAGCTGGATGGTGTTGGCTCGTTTTATTTCACGGCCGTGACAACGAAAAATGGTGTCGATAAGCCTGAAGATATAAACGCCACATTGATTCGTGGTGTCCGTGTCCGTTTCTTGCCAGAGACCCGTTATCGTGGTGCTGGTAAGGGTCGCGTTTCCACCCGTGGTCTGTCAGATGTTGATATTGAGTGGGAAGAGTGGAAAGGGGAGGAGAAGAAGAGCCCCACCCCCGAGCCAAAAGAAAAGGAGAATAAAGAGGAGGGAGGACCGCAGGCAGGGTAG